The Calothrix sp. PCC 7507 DNA segment TTTGCTGTCCGCCACAAGCAGCTAGACTTAATGCCAGTGCTAACACTGGTATTGAAGCTGTGAGGCGATTATTTTTCATTGCACTTAGAAGTGATAGCATCGCTGTCAATCTTTAATCAATTTCCAGGTGAGCGCCTCTAAGATACCCCTAAAAGGTAAGCCTTAAGGTTAACAATGGGTTAACTAAGTTAAAAATATCGTTTTTTTTAGCTGAACTTTAAATGTCGAATCCACCATATTTTAGCTACATTTTATACTCTGTTTTGGTAAATTTGTAGCGTATTGATGTTTGCTTGTCTGTGTAAGAAAAATATATAGAACTTTTTAATAGTCTGGTTTTCTTGCTCAAGCTATAGAAAAACCATGCAAGTTCATCACAATGAGTGGTATTATTAGTGATTTAAGCTTTTTGAAAATAAATGTAGACTCGTAGCTGCTAGTCCTCAGACATAGCCAAATTTTCATCCTTGCCTTCTGGAAGCTGTGCGATCGCCCCAATAGTAGGTCAAGAAAATTCCAAAAGTACTTCAGGCAAAATAAAATACGATACTCCTTAATGTGTCAGTGCTAATTTTACTGAAATATTCAACGCATTAGTGTCTACCCTGGTTGCCGAGACTTTTCCCTATTGCCCCTTTTCTCTGATAAATGTTTGCCGCTTCCAATCAATTGTTATGGTCCATGATTGGCTTACTGCTCACAATGGGTGGCACATTCCTAGAATCCTATGGTATTAGCCTGCCTTGGAATTGGAGTAAGCAAGGAATTCAGACTTTTTCTTTAGGTGTCAGTTATCAAATTGGCGCTGTGCTTTTAGTCGGTTGCTTAGGTGGAAAAAATGCTGGTGCGCTTTCGCAGATTGCCTATTTAGTTATGGGATTAACTTTACTACCTGTATTTTCTGAGGGGGGCGGTATTGGTTACGTCAAGCTATCTCACTTTGGCTATCTGCTAGGCTTTATTCCAGGAGCTTGGATTTGTGGATTTTTAGCCTTTAAAGCTAGGCCTCGACTAGAAACTCTCGCCTTTAGTTGTATTTGTGGCTTGTTAACTGTCCACGTCTGCGGTATTACTTATTTAATTTTGAGCTATTTTTTTCAGTGGCAAGGCACAGAAAATCTGACATTAATACAAGCTATTATCAGCTACTCATGGTCTAAACTACCAGGGCAACTAGCTGTAGTCTGTGCCGTTACAGTAATAGCATATATACTACGTCACCTAATGTTTTACTAGTCAATTGTCATTCGTCCTGTGTTCTTTGTCAAAAACATACGACCAATGACCAATGACTAACGACTAATGACCAATGACTAATTTGCCATGCGCTTAAAAAATCGCCTTTTTTGGCTCACTGCCTTCATAGCTTTTTTCATCGATCAACTGACAAAATACTGGATTGTGCAAACCTTTAAATTGGGACAAACTTTACCACTCTTGCCAGAGATATTTCACCTCACCTATGTCACCAACACCGGTGCGGCTTTTAGCTTGTTAAGCGGGAAAGTAGAGTGGTTACGCTGGTTATCCTTCGGAGTAAGTTTAGTCTTGATTGGGCTAGCATTACTTGGTCCAGCATTAAGTTTTTGGGATCAGCTTGGCTATGGGTTGATTTTGGGCGGGGCTATGGGCAATGGTATTGATCGGTTTGCTTTAGGCTACGTAGTTGATTTTCTTGATTTTCGACTGATTAATTTTGCTGTATTTAATATGGCAGATTCATTTATAAGTATTGGTATTGTTTGCTTGCTAATTGCTTCCTTGCAAAAACCACCAACTTCACACCATAGGTCACGATAGATTGCAATTTTATATCGCAGCTTTGTCAATCTTTGGTATCAATCTGTTGGCAAAAAATTTGTACAATGAAGCCTGAGAGTTATTACCCCCAGGCTATTAGTAACTGAAACCTCGACTCAGTTAGACATGATTGGTTTCAGTGATTATTATTGCACAATGACTCATGGAACTAATACCGTTTCTTTGTGAAGCTGCATATAATTCACCCCCCGGCTATCGCCGTCCCCCCTTACCAAGGGGGGGACTACAGGGGGGTATTATTATGTGCATCTTTATACAAAATAGGTATCAGGTTTGTTGCATTAAATTTGAGAGGTTAATTAGTTCGTAGTCAGGACTTCAATCCTGGAATAGTTTAAGCACTAAACTACTCACTATAATTTCTCATCATTAATGAGACTGCGGGGCTGCGATATCCCCGACTTCTTTAAAGAAGTCGGGGGCATGAAAACCACGAACCTCTCACAACTTTAGGGACAGACCATTAGTGCAAAATGTCGGATTTACAAACTATCTGATCATTGATAGCAAATTTTTATCAGCACCGTACTTCAGCTTTTAATTACCTATAGTAGTTCCAGGTGCGGGAGTTGCGGGTGCTGGAGCTAAGTTGTTGGGAGCGCCAGATTCAGGTGCGGGAGTTACGGGTGCTGGAGCTAAGTTGCTGGGAGCGCCAGATTCAGGTGCGGGAGTTACGGGTGCTGGAGCTAAGTTGCTGGGAGCGCCAGATTCAGGTGCTGGGGTTATTTTGGTAGGAGAGCTAGCATCAGGCGCTGGAGTTACAGGTGCTGGAGTTAAGTTGCTAGGAGTAACAGACTCAGGCGCGGGAGTTAAATTGCTGGGAGTGCCAGCGTCAGGCGCGGGAGTTGCGGGTACTGGAGTAACTGTGGTGCTAGGAGTATTACCACCTTCAAAAGACTTGCTTTCTGGTATTGTAGTGCCACCAGAAGCGGCAGGCGAGAGAGGTGTACCACCCGGACAACGGGAATTAAGGGGGGAACGCTCACACAGCACTTTAAACCCTTCTGCCGACAGCTTGATTTCCGTTGCTGAACCTGCGGATGAGCTACTGGATTCGTCTATAGGGGATTTACTTGATTGAGCAACAGCAACATTGGTGGTTAGAGCCAAAGTTAGGGCTGCACCAAACAAGCTCAGAGATTTTCCCTTCATTCTGAATTAACCTCAACGGAACACTCGCCCCATTAAATCAGACAAAATAATTTAGAAAATCTTCCTAAATGGGGATGTATAGGTTTACTGCAAAATATGTGGATTTGTTAAAGCTATAAAAGATACATCATTTGCCTTTAATTGGTGGTTTTGAGCAATACAAAAGCAAATGCGCTGTTTTTTGTTCGTAAAGCTAGTGATAGTAAATAAAATCGGCATTTGAAAACAGAGAGAAGAATGTTGTCTATGTAAATAAATGATCAAGATTAACAGCGTAAATTAGCTGACTAGATATTGTCTTGGTGTAAGATTGACTCGTAAATAATTCCGTATAGCTAATTTATGATTTGGCTTACGAGTAAAATGATTGAAGACCAGCATCAAGATTTTAAATCCCTGCATTTTTTACTCATAAACGTGATGTGAATAGCCGATGAGTTCCCCGCAACCCCCTCAAAAGCCACAAACTTTACTTGGTCAACTGACTCAAGCAGTACATACAATCCAAGCTAGGGTTGATTTTTCCAAACTGGCGCTCAAACCTAATGCCAAAGTACCAGAACTTTGGGTGCAGGATGCGGGGGCGGATAAGGCGGAGATATATCCGCTGTTGGGCGATCGCTATATGCTAGGTCGTAGTTCTAAATCCTGCGATATAGTCGTCCGCAACCCAGTAGTTAGCCAAATTCATTTGTCACTATCACGGGATTCTACACAACGCACCCCCGTTTTCGTGATTAAAGATGAAAACTCCACTAATGGCATTTATCGTGGCAAGCGACGAGTTTCTTCCCTAGAATTGCGTCACGGTGATATCCTCACTCTCGGACCACCAGAACTTGCTGCTTCTGTGCGACTGCAATATGTTGATCCGCCTGAATGGTATGTCAAAACAGCAACTTGGGCTGCTTATGGCGTTGGTGGTGTCAGCGCCCTGGTATCGTTAGTCATTGGTGTAGAATGGCTGAAGTTTTCTGCCAACCTTGTACCTCCCACTAATCGCGCCCCAGTTATAGTTTACGCCCGTGATGGACAAACTCCCCTACGTGAGCCTCGTACCACCTCTCACGTAGACATGAAACGGTTAGAAGATTTTGGCCCCTATTTGCCTGTGGCGGTGGTAGCGTCAGAAGATAGTCGCTATTATTGGCACTTTGGGGTTGACCCATTGGGGATTTTACGAGCTGTATTAATTAATAGCCGTAGTGGGGATGTACAGCAAGGCGCTAGTACAGTCACCCAGCAAGTCGCCCGGAGTTTGTTCCGCGATTATGTAGGGAGACAAGACTCCCTGGGGCGGAAATTACGAGAGGCGGTTGTTGCTTTAAAACTAGAAACGTTTCACAGCAAAGATGAAATTTTGCTGGCATACTTGAATCGGGTGTTTTTGGGGGCTGATACCTCTGGGTTTGAAGATGCATCCCAGTATTATTTTGGCAAATCGGCTAAAGAATTGACTTTAGCGGAAGCAGCGACTTTGGTGGGGATTTTGCCTGGGCCAAACGCTTTTGATTTTTGTGGGAATGGGCCGAATAAGCTCCAAGCAGCAGAATACCGCAATCGTGTAATTAAGCGGATGCTGGAGATGGGCAAAATCAAAGTAGAGGAAGCAAACCGCGCCAGACGTTCAATAGTCCAAGTCACCCCCAAAGTCTGCGAACAGCAAGCCAAAACGCTGAGTCCTTATTTTTACAGCTACGTTTTTCAAGAACTCGAAGCAAGATTGGGAGAAGGGGCGGCCAAAGAAGGCAACTATATTATTGAAACCCAGCTAGATCCCAAGATGCAAGCACAAGCAGAATCAGCTTTGCAGAATTCAGTCAAAAATTCTGGTGCTAGTTTTGGTTTTTCTCAAGGGGCGATCGTTACCTTAGATTCCAGTACTGGCGCTATCCTGGCAATGGTGGGTGGAACCGACTATAAAACAAGTCAGTTCAATCGTGCTGTTCAAGCCAAAAGACAACCAGGTTCTACCTTTAAAATCTTTGCTTACACCGCTGCAATACAGCAAGGGATTTCGGCATCGAAGAGTTATTCTTGCGCTCCTTTAACTTGGCAAGGCTTTACTTACAAACCCTGTCGTGCTGGCGCTGACACTAGTTTTGACATCGCTACCGGACTGGCTCTTTCAGAAAACCCGATCGCACTGCGGGTAGCTAAAGAAATTGGGCTGGATAAGGTTGTCGCTATGGCAGAGCGTTTAGGGGTAAAATCACCACTCGATCCGGTTCCGGGCTTGGTATTAGGTCAAAGTGTAGTAGATGTTTTAGAAATGACCGGTGCTTTCGGCGCCATTGGTAATCGCGGTGTCTGGAATCGTCCCCACGCAATTACGCGGATTTTAGACAGCAGCTCTTGCAGCGATCCCAAAGATACTAAAACCTGCCGTGTTATCTACTCCTTTGACCAAGACAAAGACGCCAACAAGCGTGTACTGCCTAATGGAGTAGCCGAAGAAATGACAAGTTTGATGCGTGGGGTGGTATCCAGGGGTACTGGGCGCAGTGCTGCCATTGGACTAGGGGAAGCCGGTAAAACTGGTACAACCAATAACAACGTTGACTTATGGTTCATTGGTTTTATTCCCAATCGGCGACTTGTCACTGGTGTTTGGCTAGGAAATGACAATAATTCCCCAACATCGGGTAGCAGCGCTCAAGCCGCTCAACTGTGGGGAAATTATATGGGTAGAATTACCAGATGATTAGTCAGTTATCAGTTACTTGTACTGAGCGGAGTCGAAGTATCAGTAATCAGTTATCAGTGATTTGTACTGGACAAAGTTAAAGTATCAATTCGTTCACTGTTCACTGTTCACCGATTACCGATATCCCTGCCAGGGTAAGACTTCTAATTTGCCACTAGGCTGAAACACAACCTGGAAATGAGCAAGAGGTTCTTTACTGTTGGGAGCCACTAAATTTGAGCCGTAAACTGCTTGTAACATCTTAGGAAGGGGCGTTTCCTTTTGATAGTCAACGGCAATTTGGTTAAGTGGTTCATAGTCGGAGATGGAACCATCTTTGTTGACAGCTACTCGATATCTCAATTCTCGTTCAAAGCTGGGTGTGCCTCCCCAATTTTGACGAACTGTGCTGTAGAGCTTTTGGTTTAAACTCTTAACCGTTTTTGGCTCAGTGATTTTTGCCCCAACTACATCTGGAATTCTCGTATATCCACGCCAGGGACTCACTTCCGGCACACCGCTACTAGTAAAAACTACTCTAAATTGGGCAATTGGTTCATTGGTAACGGAACTACGGTTAGCAGGATTATAGAGTAGGTTAGGCAAAGGAGTTTTATTCACTTCCTCATTTGCCTTTTGATTCACCGCTTTGTAACCGACGATCGCCCCATCCATCCCCACACCCACACGATAGACCAAATCTTCTTTCAATCCGGCGCGATTAGTCCAGGCTGGATTAATTTGGTTATAAAGTTGGCGATTCAAAGCCCGCAGTTGAGATGCATCGGTAATTTCGGGAACTGTATTTAAAAGTGCTTCTAAATCTTTAACAACTGGTGTGGAAGTTGGTGTTGGTGTAGGAGTTACCGAGGCTATGGGTGTTGGTGTTAACGAGGCTGTAGGCGTAGGAGTTGGTGCGGTAGACTGAGTAGCAACAGGAGTAGCGCTAGGTGTTGCAGAGCTAGATTGTTCCTGCGGTTTTGGCTCTGGTGGACGTACTTGAGGCGCTGGAATTAAGCTAAAAGCGAGTGCTGCCACTGCTACACTTGAGACGCCGATACCCGCAGGTATTACCTGTTTATACACCGCTTGACTAGCAATACCACTGCGTCTAGCAACAGGTTGTAATTCTAATGACAACTCTGGTAAGGTTTGGGTATCAGCAAAAAACTGATCCACCGCTTCCACTAGATCAAACAGCTGCACAGTATTTAAGTCTATTTGAACTGGTGATTTTGTATATTTAGAATTAGCATCAAAGGTTTCTGCGTCAGCTTCTGAATGCACAACTAACCTATGTCTGTTGCTATCTATTTTCTGCAACTCCACCAGTTCTGAGTCATGGCTGTGTGCTTGTGGGTTCGGTACGCTACTTAAAAATTCTTGGGCATAGGCGCTAACTGCCCTCACCAAACTTTCAAAAAATTCCCGCCCTCCCACTAATGGCTGATCATGGCTAGACAAATAGCATTCTGCATTTACCAAAATTGACAGTTCCGGGCGCATCTCCTGAAAGTGTACAGCCCTGCTGGCATCGCTTAAGCCTTCTAAGAGCAACGTACAATTAGGTAGACTATACTTTCGTTGGATATTCATTCTACTTCACCGTCAAAAAGACTGATCCAAAACCGCTGCATTCCAGCCGTGCCAGTACAGAATAATAATTGGCCTAACAGATTTATAGCTAGTTCATCTAATTTTTCATCAGAATTTAATGCCAGAACACCGGAACGTCGGGCACTCATTCTACTGCGAAAATGGGTTTTAAATCGCTCTAGGTAATTAGATAGGCGCAAATTCTGCTCTAGTGGAATTTGCTTTTCATACATTTGTTGATAAATCATCAGCAATTGGCGGATGACGACTGTTAAACGCCTTGCTATGTAACTGGCAATCACAACCAAAGCTTTTGCTTCCATGATACTTAAAGGGCGGCGCATATGCGCTCGTCGCAGCGGGTTAGAGCTACGCATTCGCCATAAATTCACCCTGTCTTTAATAATTACTTTCAATTCTAATTCTTCAGCAAATGTCAGAATAGCTTCAGAACCACCGAGTTCTAAAGCTTCAATTGCCAGTAAAATTAGATCAATTTGCAACCGGGTTCTCCGGGGACATCCCTGTCCCTCAACCACCGGATCTGGTAAAGTGTCCAGAATCATCGGCAATGACTGGGGGGTTGGACTGTTGAACGGCGTTAAACTCGCGGAAACATTCATTCTATAAAATACCTTGTGCGCTTCCAACAGACTAGTACCGCTACCCTTTGGGAACCCCTTCGGGAAACGCGGAATTCAAAACTTAAAATTCAAAAAGCTTGCTTGATCAGCTTTCCAGTAATTTTAAATGGTTGAGCTATTTACTTACTCCGTACTGTACTAGGTAAAACTAATTTAAGATAGGTAGCCAAATAAGAACATGACACTTGTGGCAGTAATCGTACTGCCTGATATATATACATTACTTACATGTTCTACTCAAAGGTTCCCGTATACTGAAATCTAAGTTTTTAAGACATAAGCCCATTTCCCTGATTTTGGTAGTGCAATCTTATCTTTAGCTTGGGTTAGATTCTAATTATCGTCAATGGATGGCGAAACATAGACTACGATCCCCAGCGTATGACATTATAGTGTACGATTTTTCAGGTATGTGGAATTGGGGACTGGGAACTAGGGGCTAGGGAGGAATGGTAGTTAATTATTTCCTAACACCCAATTCTCCGGACCTAATCCCTAGTAACCGAACACCAATCCCTAAGACTAATTTTATGGATTTAAAGTCTCTAATTCGTGACATCCCAGATTTCCCTAAACCCGGAATTTTATTTCGGGATATCACTACACTACTACGCGATCCAGATGGATTACGTTACACGATTGACTTTTTTTCTCAAAAATGCATTGACAACGGATTGAGAGCAGATTA contains these protein-coding regions:
- a CDS encoding biotin transporter BioY, whose product is MFAASNQLLWSMIGLLLTMGGTFLESYGISLPWNWSKQGIQTFSLGVSYQIGAVLLVGCLGGKNAGALSQIAYLVMGLTLLPVFSEGGGIGYVKLSHFGYLLGFIPGAWICGFLAFKARPRLETLAFSCICGLLTVHVCGITYLILSYFFQWQGTENLTLIQAIISYSWSKLPGQLAVVCAVTVIAYILRHLMFY
- the lspA gene encoding signal peptidase II; this translates as MRLKNRLFWLTAFIAFFIDQLTKYWIVQTFKLGQTLPLLPEIFHLTYVTNTGAAFSLLSGKVEWLRWLSFGVSLVLIGLALLGPALSFWDQLGYGLILGGAMGNGIDRFALGYVVDFLDFRLINFAVFNMADSFISIGIVCLLIASLQKPPTSHHRSR
- a CDS encoding transglycosylase domain-containing protein, with product MSSPQPPQKPQTLLGQLTQAVHTIQARVDFSKLALKPNAKVPELWVQDAGADKAEIYPLLGDRYMLGRSSKSCDIVVRNPVVSQIHLSLSRDSTQRTPVFVIKDENSTNGIYRGKRRVSSLELRHGDILTLGPPELAASVRLQYVDPPEWYVKTATWAAYGVGGVSALVSLVIGVEWLKFSANLVPPTNRAPVIVYARDGQTPLREPRTTSHVDMKRLEDFGPYLPVAVVASEDSRYYWHFGVDPLGILRAVLINSRSGDVQQGASTVTQQVARSLFRDYVGRQDSLGRKLREAVVALKLETFHSKDEILLAYLNRVFLGADTSGFEDASQYYFGKSAKELTLAEAATLVGILPGPNAFDFCGNGPNKLQAAEYRNRVIKRMLEMGKIKVEEANRARRSIVQVTPKVCEQQAKTLSPYFYSYVFQELEARLGEGAAKEGNYIIETQLDPKMQAQAESALQNSVKNSGASFGFSQGAIVTLDSSTGAILAMVGGTDYKTSQFNRAVQAKRQPGSTFKIFAYTAAIQQGISASKSYSCAPLTWQGFTYKPCRAGADTSFDIATGLALSENPIALRVAKEIGLDKVVAMAERLGVKSPLDPVPGLVLGQSVVDVLEMTGAFGAIGNRGVWNRPHAITRILDSSSCSDPKDTKTCRVIYSFDQDKDANKRVLPNGVAEEMTSLMRGVVSRGTGRSAAIGLGEAGKTGTTNNNVDLWFIGFIPNRRLVTGVWLGNDNNSPTSGSSAQAAQLWGNYMGRITR
- a CDS encoding DUF4335 domain-containing protein → MNIQRKYSLPNCTLLLEGLSDASRAVHFQEMRPELSILVNAECYLSSHDQPLVGGREFFESLVRAVSAYAQEFLSSVPNPQAHSHDSELVELQKIDSNRHRLVVHSEADAETFDANSKYTKSPVQIDLNTVQLFDLVEAVDQFFADTQTLPELSLELQPVARRSGIASQAVYKQVIPAGIGVSSVAVAALAFSLIPAPQVRPPEPKPQEQSSSATPSATPVATQSTAPTPTPTASLTPTPIASVTPTPTPTSTPVVKDLEALLNTVPEITDASQLRALNRQLYNQINPAWTNRAGLKEDLVYRVGVGMDGAIVGYKAVNQKANEEVNKTPLPNLLYNPANRSSVTNEPIAQFRVVFTSSGVPEVSPWRGYTRIPDVVGAKITEPKTVKSLNQKLYSTVRQNWGGTPSFERELRYRVAVNKDGSISDYEPLNQIAVDYQKETPLPKMLQAVYGSNLVAPNSKEPLAHFQVVFQPSGKLEVLPWQGYR
- a CDS encoding DUF3038 domain-containing protein; protein product: MNVSASLTPFNSPTPQSLPMILDTLPDPVVEGQGCPRRTRLQIDLILLAIEALELGGSEAILTFAEELELKVIIKDRVNLWRMRSSNPLRRAHMRRPLSIMEAKALVVIASYIARRLTVVIRQLLMIYQQMYEKQIPLEQNLRLSNYLERFKTHFRSRMSARRSGVLALNSDEKLDELAINLLGQLLFCTGTAGMQRFWISLFDGEVE